One window of the Lipingzhangella halophila genome contains the following:
- a CDS encoding winged helix-turn-helix transcriptional regulator has product MANQMVSDAAQALRQDCPGATPLPNSSCPIENTLSVLRRRWAALVILELLHGPRSFNELAQNLGRISDKILTERLTELTDANVLHRKRTSGWPSRVRYSLTQRGHDLAAVLQAMRIWGSTE; this is encoded by the coding sequence GTGGCTAACCAAATGGTCAGCGACGCTGCACAGGCGTTGCGGCAAGACTGCCCCGGTGCGACACCGCTCCCGAACTCGTCCTGTCCGATCGAAAACACCCTTTCCGTCCTGCGCCGACGCTGGGCCGCCCTGGTGATCCTCGAACTCCTCCATGGCCCCAGGAGCTTCAACGAACTCGCCCAGAACCTCGGCCGCATCTCGGACAAGATCCTCACCGAGCGGCTCACCGAACTAACCGACGCCAATGTCCTCCATCGCAAACGAACCAGCGGCTGGCCCTCCCGGGTGCGCTACTCCTTGACCCAACGTGGTCATGACTTGGCTGCCGTCCTCCAGGCCATGCGCATATGGGGCTCAACCGAGTAA
- a CDS encoding nuclear transport factor 2 family protein gives MTQDMAESVQKAAVAETVVRIFHALDDRDWGTIAALTTDPVDIDYPSKLGGAEKISTEDFVSGLRAFLPGFDSTQHLLAPTVVELETETQATVRFHARVTHVLTEVADVPIWVIGCHYTFGFEHQDDIWKLCSSRVEVLYEEGNRDLETVARRRAQPLQT, from the coding sequence ATGACGCAGGACATGGCAGAGAGCGTGCAGAAAGCCGCGGTCGCCGAGACAGTGGTTCGCATCTTCCACGCATTGGATGACCGCGACTGGGGCACGATCGCTGCGTTGACGACGGACCCGGTGGACATCGACTATCCGTCAAAGCTGGGCGGCGCGGAGAAGATTTCAACCGAGGATTTTGTCTCCGGTCTGAGGGCATTCCTTCCCGGGTTCGATTCCACCCAACATCTATTGGCTCCCACCGTGGTTGAGCTGGAGACCGAGACGCAAGCTACGGTGCGGTTCCACGCCCGTGTTACGCACGTCCTCACTGAAGTCGCCGACGTTCCCATCTGGGTGATCGGTTGCCACTACACGTTCGGCTTCGAACATCAAGACGACATCTGGAAACTGTGTTCCTCGCGAGTCGAGGTGCTCTATGAGGAAGGCAATCGCGACCTCGAAACCGTGGCCCGGCGTCGGGCGCAGCCGCTGCAAACCTAG
- a CDS encoding MFS transporter encodes MKPAPDPTSAAVPLPRLLSVLVPAMLLIPIAADMVSLVLPLIAEQFAASTARAAWVVTGFLLMCSIGIPVYGRIADRFGLRQLFTVALAVFGIGSLVCALAPSLLVLVLGRIVMGAGGAAIPVLAIVAATRLLPSGKTAVGIGFLGAAGGAGTAAGPATGGILGQLLGWPALFWLMAATALTLIPVIRRVITDDPPHDRHPFDLLGGILLGSGAGLVLFGVTQAESAGFTSVSSWGTLLSGVALTALFVWRTRTVAHPFVPPSMFTNHGYVAAVVVIFLAMLVNLATLVLVPILVIEVNGLTPGQGSLVMIPGGLALAVSSPLAGRLGERGANEGTVTLAGLTVIGLSTLFLSTVAVGSSPVLAGIAVLALGAGFALVVTLATSAVSRLLPPEQVGVGVGIFQGAQFLGAGAGPALFGVLLSARHTSGDSAVNPLYTSTAPAYSDTFLSLTAVTVLAMIAALQLRKATSTKPLATPR; translated from the coding sequence GTGAAGCCTGCCCCGGATCCGACGAGCGCTGCCGTCCCGTTGCCTCGTCTGCTGAGTGTGCTCGTTCCGGCGATGCTGCTGATTCCCATCGCCGCCGACATGGTCTCGCTCGTCCTTCCCCTCATCGCGGAGCAGTTCGCGGCTTCGACGGCCCGCGCGGCCTGGGTCGTGACCGGCTTCCTGCTGATGTGCTCCATCGGGATACCCGTCTACGGCCGGATAGCCGACCGGTTCGGCCTCCGCCAGCTGTTCACCGTCGCGCTGGCGGTCTTCGGGATCGGCAGCCTGGTCTGCGCCCTGGCGCCGAGCCTGTTGGTCCTCGTACTGGGCCGGATCGTTATGGGGGCCGGCGGGGCTGCCATTCCGGTGCTGGCGATCGTGGCCGCCACCCGTCTGCTGCCCAGCGGCAAGACCGCAGTCGGCATCGGATTCCTCGGTGCCGCCGGAGGTGCGGGCACGGCGGCGGGACCGGCAACGGGCGGGATCCTCGGACAACTGCTGGGATGGCCGGCGCTGTTCTGGCTCATGGCGGCCACCGCGCTGACCCTCATTCCGGTAATCCGCCGAGTCATCACCGACGATCCACCCCACGATCGGCACCCCTTCGACCTGCTCGGCGGCATCCTGCTCGGCTCCGGTGCCGGTCTCGTGCTATTCGGTGTCACCCAGGCCGAAAGCGCCGGGTTCACCTCGGTGTCCTCATGGGGCACGTTGCTGTCCGGCGTTGCCCTAACGGCACTCTTCGTCTGGCGCACCCGCACGGTCGCGCACCCGTTCGTGCCGCCATCGATGTTCACCAACCACGGCTACGTCGCCGCGGTCGTGGTGATCTTTCTGGCGATGCTCGTGAACCTGGCGACGCTGGTTCTGGTGCCGATCCTCGTCATCGAGGTCAACGGCTTGACACCCGGCCAGGGCAGTCTGGTCATGATCCCCGGAGGACTGGCGCTGGCGGTGTCCTCTCCGCTCGCCGGGCGTCTCGGTGAACGCGGCGCGAACGAGGGCACCGTGACCCTGGCCGGCCTCACAGTGATCGGCCTATCGACGTTGTTCCTGTCCACGGTTGCCGTCGGTTCCTCCCCGGTGTTGGCCGGGATCGCGGTCCTCGCGCTCGGCGCGGGGTTCGCACTCGTCGTTACGCTCGCTACCAGCGCGGTAAGCCGTCTCCTGCCGCCGGAGCAGGTCGGTGTCGGGGTGGGCATCTTCCAAGGTGCCCAGTTCCTGGGCGCCGGCGCGGGACCGGCCCTGTTCGGAGTCCTGCTCTCAGCCCGGCACACCAGCGGGGACAGTGCGGTCAATCCCCTCTACACCAGCACCGCGCCGGCCTACTCCGACACCTTCCTCTCCCTGACCGCGGTGACCGTGCTCGCCATGATCGCCGCACTCCAGTTGCGGAAAGCCACGAGCACGAAGCCACTCGCGACACCGCGCTAA
- a CDS encoding Rrf2 family transcriptional regulator, with protein sequence MAVSTRTAVAVHALTFLARWDSDGLQSSARIAESLESNPVLVRRVLGLLRDRGLVTAVEGSGGGWQLAKPAEEITLLDAYAAVEDDVTVLPTHAHPPSQSCVIGRHMQSLLEEEFAAAQRAMENRLAATSVAEMLRRIQRREAVSPIPS encoded by the coding sequence ATGGCGGTCAGCACCCGGACCGCGGTGGCGGTTCACGCGCTGACGTTTCTGGCCCGGTGGGACTCTGATGGCCTGCAGTCCTCGGCGAGGATCGCGGAGAGCCTGGAGAGCAACCCCGTGCTGGTGCGTCGTGTCCTCGGTCTGCTTCGGGACAGGGGGCTGGTTACCGCGGTCGAGGGCAGTGGGGGTGGTTGGCAGTTGGCGAAGCCCGCCGAAGAGATCACTCTGCTCGACGCCTACGCCGCCGTGGAGGATGACGTCACAGTGCTGCCCACGCATGCCCACCCGCCCAGCCAAAGCTGCGTGATCGGGCGGCACATGCAGTCACTCTTAGAGGAGGAGTTCGCCGCCGCGCAGCGCGCGATGGAGAACCGGCTTGCCGCGACGAGCGTCGCCGAGATGCTCCGCCGCATCCAACGACGCGAAGCCGTCTCGCCCATACCCAGCTAG
- a CDS encoding aminotransferase class IV family protein, with the protein MAELDGVPVRADELQALALVNYGHFTSMRVDDQHVRGLSHHLDRLVGDCREVFGTELDRARVREHVRHAVGDRSGSFVVRVTVFDPGLDVGHPGVAAEPRVLVTTRTAGAWPPAPLRVRPVRYARDMPLVKHVGLFGAVMRRRGAQQDGFDDALFTDSASFISEGPTWNIAFFDGERVVWPDAEVLPGVTMRLLREVDGGCVSAPVNLSDLGGMRAAFVTSTTVGVRPVIGIGQLEFPADHAVFDSLRKKYEEIPAERI; encoded by the coding sequence ATGGCGGAACTTGATGGCGTGCCAGTGAGGGCCGACGAGCTTCAGGCGCTTGCGCTGGTGAACTATGGGCACTTCACCTCGATGCGCGTTGATGACCAGCATGTGCGCGGGCTCTCCCACCACCTGGACCGGCTGGTTGGCGACTGCCGGGAGGTCTTCGGTACCGAGCTCGACCGGGCGCGGGTGCGTGAGCACGTGCGTCATGCGGTGGGCGACCGCTCGGGATCGTTCGTCGTGCGGGTGACCGTCTTCGATCCCGGGCTCGACGTCGGGCATCCCGGTGTGGCCGCGGAGCCCCGGGTGCTCGTCACCACCCGCACGGCGGGAGCGTGGCCGCCGGCGCCCCTTCGCGTTCGGCCGGTCCGGTACGCGCGGGACATGCCGCTGGTCAAGCATGTCGGCCTGTTCGGGGCGGTCATGCGCCGCCGCGGGGCGCAGCAGGACGGGTTCGACGATGCGCTCTTCACCGACAGCGCCTCGTTCATCTCCGAAGGCCCGACCTGGAACATCGCCTTCTTTGACGGGGAACGGGTCGTCTGGCCCGATGCGGAGGTCCTTCCCGGCGTCACCATGCGCCTGTTGCGGGAGGTGGACGGCGGCTGCGTGTCGGCACCGGTCAACCTGTCCGACCTCGGTGGAATGCGCGCCGCCTTCGTGACGAGTACGACGGTCGGCGTGCGACCGGTCATCGGTATCGGCCAGCTCGAGTTCCCCGCGGACCACGCGGTATTCGACAGCTTGCGCAAGAAATACGAGGAGATCCCGGCGGAACGGATCTGA
- the dnaN gene encoding DNA polymerase III subunit beta: protein MRFRVDRDALAEAVAWTARALPARPAVPVLAGMRLELPEGSSQLRLSSFDYEVSARSSVEAEVEEGGAVLVSGRLLAEIVRNLPAHPVEVSSDSSRVLVTCGSARFTLLTLPLEDYPSLPEMPGTTGSLAADAFTAAVRQVTPAASRDDTLPMLTGVYLSFSGDSLSLVATDRYRIAVRELWWRPESPDLETSALVPARTLADIARSVTSGSNVGIALSTVSEGAGVTRSGGEGMIGFENNERRTTTRLIDGDFVKYESRFPAEFAARATVPTAALMEAAKRVALVADRNSQLRMSFSAREVLLEAGSGDDAQAREALEIEYEGDDMQIAFGPEFFLDGLGAVDTETARFDLTTPTKPAVISSVPSEEGARPDFRYLLMPLRVS, encoded by the coding sequence GTGCGGTTCCGGGTTGATCGTGACGCGCTCGCGGAAGCTGTGGCCTGGACGGCTCGGGCACTGCCCGCACGCCCTGCTGTCCCGGTCCTCGCCGGGATGCGGCTGGAACTGCCCGAGGGCTCCAGCCAGCTTCGGCTGTCGAGTTTCGACTACGAAGTCTCCGCTCGTTCCTCCGTCGAGGCTGAGGTGGAGGAGGGCGGGGCTGTTCTGGTCTCGGGCCGGCTGCTCGCCGAGATTGTCCGCAACCTCCCGGCGCATCCCGTGGAGGTCTCCTCCGACAGCTCACGGGTCCTCGTCACCTGCGGCAGCGCGCGCTTCACCCTGCTCACGCTGCCCCTGGAGGACTATCCTTCCCTGCCTGAGATGCCGGGCACCACGGGCTCCCTCGCGGCCGACGCCTTCACGGCCGCTGTGCGGCAGGTAACCCCCGCGGCGAGCCGCGACGATACGCTGCCCATGCTCACCGGTGTGTACCTGTCGTTCTCCGGCGACTCCCTGAGTCTCGTCGCGACCGACCGCTACCGCATCGCTGTCCGCGAGCTGTGGTGGCGGCCCGAGTCCCCCGATCTTGAGACCTCGGCGCTGGTTCCCGCACGCACGCTCGCCGACATCGCGCGTTCGGTCACGTCGGGGTCCAACGTCGGAATCGCGTTGTCCACGGTGTCGGAGGGAGCCGGGGTCACTCGTTCGGGCGGCGAGGGCATGATCGGGTTCGAGAACAATGAGCGGCGCACGACCACCCGGCTGATCGACGGCGATTTCGTCAAGTACGAGTCCCGGTTCCCGGCCGAGTTCGCCGCGCGCGCCACGGTGCCCACGGCCGCGCTTATGGAAGCGGCCAAGCGGGTCGCCCTCGTCGCCGACCGCAACTCCCAGCTGCGCATGTCGTTCTCGGCGAGGGAGGTGCTGCTTGAGGCGGGGTCGGGCGATGACGCCCAGGCCAGAGAGGCGCTCGAGATCGAGTACGAAGGCGACGATATGCAGATCGCCTTCGGGCCCGAGTTCTTCCTCGACGGCCTCGGCGCGGTCGACACCGAAACCGCCCGGTTCGATCTCACGACACCGACCAAACCCGCGGTCATCTCCAGCGTGCCGAGCGAGGAGGGGGCGCGTCCCGACTTCCGCTACCTCCTCATGCCGTTGCGGGTCTCCTAG
- a CDS encoding PPOX class F420-dependent oxidoreductase translates to MSAATLLRSFHGSKTALLTTYRSDGVRCVNTPVSIVVDGSRILFRTWEDSGKAKRLRRRPVADLRPCTFRGDPLGKPTRGEVRLLEGDDAKRAARLLGRRHPVLQRWAVPISHRVLRYRTLHYQFVPYDDGEVHSLEGWPD, encoded by the coding sequence ATGTCCGCAGCCACACTTCTGAGGTCGTTCCACGGTTCCAAGACAGCCCTGCTGACCACCTACCGCAGCGATGGCGTGCGGTGCGTCAACACGCCTGTCAGCATCGTCGTCGACGGTTCGCGCATTCTTTTCCGCACCTGGGAGGACTCGGGCAAGGCCAAGCGGTTGCGCCGGCGCCCCGTGGCCGACCTCCGGCCCTGTACCTTCCGCGGCGATCCGCTCGGCAAGCCGACCCGCGGCGAGGTGCGACTGCTCGAAGGCGACGACGCCAAGCGCGCCGCCCGCCTGCTCGGCCGCCGGCACCCGGTGCTGCAGCGGTGGGCTGTACCGATCTCGCACCGGGTCCTGCGCTACCGAACCCTGCACTACCAGTTCGTGCCGTACGACGACGGCGAGGTCCACAGTCTCGAAGGTTGGCCCGACTAG